The Ralstonia pseudosolanacearum genome includes the window GCGGGCACACCGGATGACCAGCGGGTGACGCTGACCGGAGCGAATCCATACTGGCGGATTGCCTACACCATCGGCGACGAGCATCAGAGCCTGACGATCGGGCACTTCGGCGCCATTGCGGATGTGAAGGACCCCACCGTCGACACCCCGGCGGACCAATTCCGCGACCTCGGACTCGACGCGCAATTCCAGTATCTCAGCCCGGACGATCGCCACATCATCAGCGCCCAGGCCACCTACATCGACGAACGCACCAAATGGCGAACGGGCTTTCCCAACGGGAGCAATGACAATCCCACGTCCAAGCTGCGCTCGATGCGGGCGAAGGCCACCTACCTGTATCAGCACACCTACGGCATCACCGCCGGCGTGTTCAAGGTGACTGGCGACGCCGACTTCGCCAGGTTCGGCTCGACCACGGGCACGCCCGATACCACCGGCTACATCATCGAACTCAACTACTGGCCGAAGTTCAAGGCGCCCTTCGATCCGCAGATGAACGTCCGGTTCGGCATTCAGTACACGGGCTACACGAAGTTCATGGGCAGCTCCGAGAATTTCGACGGCACGCTGCGGCGGGCCCGGGACAACAACACCTTGTTCATCTACGCCTGGTTCATGTTCTAGACATGCGGTGAGCCATCCGTTGCTTGTTTTCAGGGGCGCCTTGCCAGTTCGGCGTATCCAGGCGGGCAAGGCGCGTGTCGTCATTGGCAGAACTTGGGGGCCGAAGATCATGAGCGCCATCAAGACCATCTCGCGGCGGAGAATGCTCCGCCGAAGCGCCCGTGCGCTGGGCTCCATCATGCTGGCCCCGATCGTATTCCACGCCCGGTGCGCCGAGGCCGACAATGGAAACCGGGCCGTGCTCCACTACCAGGACAGCCCCAAGGACGGCAGGCGGTGCGCGGATTGCACCGCGTTCAAGCCCGGGGCCGACGCCGCGTCCGACACGGGCACGTGCAAGGTCGTCGGCGGGCCGGTCAGCCCGAATGGCTGGTGCATGGCGTTTTCGCCCCGGTAGCGCGGGCGCCGGGCGCGGCGCGCTTGGAGCCCAGGTTCAGCGGATGCGCTACAGGGTGGATGCCGACAGGCGCCGGTAATGCGCCATCACGGCCGGCACATAGGAGCGCGTTTCCCCGAACGCCGGGATCCGGTAGCCGGCCCGGATCACCGCGTTCTCGCCCGCGTTGTAGGCCGCCACCGCCAGTTCGACATCGTTGCCGAACAGGTCGAGCAGGAAGCGCAGATACTGCGCGCCGGCCAGCACGTTCGCGCGCGGATCGAACAGGTCGCCCGCCGTAAAGCGTCGGGCGGTCCCGGGCATCAGTTGCATGAGACCGCGCGCGCCGCGCTTCGAGACGGCGCGGGGGTTGAATTTCGATTCGACCGCGATGATGGCCCGCAGCAGCTCGGGTTGCACATTCCACTTGCGGCCGGCTTCGGCAATGATGTCGCTGAAGCGCGTGGTGTCGACCGCGCCGATGGTCGCGCGTTCGGTTTCCGCGAGCGGCTGGGCCGGCCCGCGGCGCGCGGCGACGATGACGCGAAACGTCGGGCTGTGCGGACCGCTC containing:
- a CDS encoding lytic transglycosylase domain-containing protein gives rise to the protein MRASLAGPGFAAMLIAGMAGAPSACAQIFGAVQSDGTVVLTNLQSGPHSPTFRVIVAARRGPAQPLAETERATIGAVDTTRFSDIIAEAGRKWNVQPELLRAIIAVESKFNPRAVSKRGARGLMQLMPGTARRFTAGDLFDPRANVLAGAQYLRFLLDLFGNDVELAVAAYNAGENAVIRAGYRIPAFGETRSYVPAVMAHYRRLSASTL
- a CDS encoding high-potential iron-sulfur protein, whose protein sequence is MSAIKTISRRRMLRRSARALGSIMLAPIVFHARCAEADNGNRAVLHYQDSPKDGRRCADCTAFKPGADAASDTGTCKVVGGPVSPNGWCMAFSPR